The Brassica napus cultivar Da-Ae chromosome C1, Da-Ae, whole genome shotgun sequence DNA segment TTAGTTTCTCCTTTACCCTCATATActtgttagtattttttttttcttatttcgaATTTTTTTGCTTGCGTAAATATCTCTATTATTATTGTTCTAATTTCTCATACATTCTGtatttttaaaaccggaccgcaAGTTGAACCGGATAATTTTTGGGTCATggttcaatatggttcgaccgggtcaaacctggttcaataatctagtttaatatatttttagtgtttaaatttaaaaataatattagtaaatatgatacataattaaaatataaatgaatttaaaacataaacataatcAATATAAACTActtttatgtttatatggatagtttatatatattttttgatagttttaatggtttttatcattttaataattttaaaatccaatTCGGTTTTGTgaccggttcatggtcgaaccaattaTTTGACCCAATCCGGTTATATAGCCTGTTCATGGTCAATCTCGGTTCAACCATCGGGTCGGTcttgttttaaaaacattgcatatattctaataagtcacttgcatttaaaaaaaaaaacttggtaaaaaaacataatacGAGCAAAAGATGTAAATACTAGCTAGTATTATTTTTCATGGAAGTGCTCGATACCACCTCCCCAAAAGTTGAGATAGACAAAccattattttattctttaatctGAATGAAGGAAGCATcatcaccccccccccccccccccccccccacaacTTCACATATGTGACATATGTCTCACAAATCATTTACACCAAGCAAGTATATTCTTCTCCATTAGCAAAGCATGCATGAAAGTATATGACTTTCATCGATCGAGGGTTTTTTATATTAAGATGGCCCAAAAAATATCTGAAGTTTCCatgaaaaatgtaaataaaaggaaaaatatattattaatgtttATGAACAGATGTAAAAAAGAGCAAAAATGTGACTGTAAAAACtgtaaaatatattgataaaaaaaagaaattttagcGATGCACACCTTTttcataataattatttttctcttttatttttgtggTTGTCTGATGGTATTTATAAACAAAGAATATTTTAGTTGAGGGGTCAAAAATGTGTTTCCGGTCGTAAAGTTGAAAGAAATTactgtttcacaaaaaaaaaaaaacaaaaaaaacttggaTTGATGCTTAACCCAGTTACGACTCTTTGTATACTATAAATCTGCCGTCTTGTCAAAACAAATCCATAAGCTTCTTCTTTCATTTCGACCTCTGTCGTCTTCGATCATAGAGAATTCAATGTCGTCGAACTACAAGCTCAATCACACTGTACTTCGTTTTCCTCTCCTTCCTCGTTTCTCTGTTTTAGTCATCATCGATCATCACTCTCTTtcctctgcttttttttttttgcgcgTGTGTAACATTCagtctctctgttttttttctaaattttcgtcttcaattttagatatttttaaatcaaacctGTAAAAAGATTTCTCTTTTATGATCGCCCCAAATTTTGCTTCATTGAAACTGATTCAGAAATTGAGAATGTGTACGAAAGTGTTGTTCCTGGTTTTTTTGGCTATGTCGTCTATCTTCAAAGCTCATGTTTTTCAATCACAACATTGTTTAAAGTAtttgactttttaaaaaaaaaaattatttctatgGGCAGGATTCATTAGGAAATGGAGATGCAAACAGTTTGCGATCAAACCCGGAGAATGCTTTCAGTGATTTGAATTCACTAGCCCAATCAGAGAAAGCAGTTGAGGAGCTTCTTATTCAACAGACTCCTATGCAGGCTTCAGATGATCATCTCATTGAGTTCTCTGAGGCCTTGAGAAGTAATGTTGAAGCTAAAAGCCTCatgctttgtgttttcttttgtcaTTAGGAacttacttttttattttggcatTCTGTGTAGCTGTTGCAAAGGCTCTAAGAGGATCTGCTGAAGGGAAGGCATTGGCTCAAGCTGAGGCTGCTGAATGGAAACGTAGATATGAGCTGGAGAGGTCTAAGAACCTTGACTTGCTACGTCAAGGTAAGTTTTCTTCTATCTAACTATCGTTGAAATcattttactctctctctccaattcCAAGTGTCTTCGCCATTTAGATCTAGTCGTTTTGCTATTATTGGCCATGGATGTAACATAGTTTACTGGCTTGTATTACAGCACCTTTAAATGAAGAAGCTAACAGCATGGAGATGGATCATATAGCCAAGTCTCCACGGCTTCATGTCCCGGAAAATGGGAAATCAGCAAGGTATGCCTTGGAGCGTATCTGCGCTCATGAAGTACTCCAAGATTGTGAACCTAACAGTCCTATTGGGTCTAACAACAAACTGAAGCGAAAGGTAAATACTACATAGTTAATTGTTTTGGTCCAGTTATTTGCTTATTATATCTTGTGGGTTTGCAAAGTCAATAAACATAATTAGGCAACGGTCTAGCAATATTTTTTTGGGACTTGCACATCAATTTAGATGAATATTGTTCTTTTTGCTGTATCCGTTGCATTCAAAAAACTGGTGGGGGGAAACCTTGAGGCATAGCAATAATTAGAGAATGAAGAAACTCTCTCCTGTCTACTTCACGTTAGTGTCTTGAATTGTCAACGTTGATGCAGGCATCGTTTAAGCTTTCGTGGGGATGCAAGGGTCAAGCTAATGACCAACACAAGAAAGATATCGTCTCGTTCGAGAGTGGGAATATCACTACAGCAGACCGCAGTAGTAAACAGGTAAGCAGTCTTTGTTTCATCGCATCTATCCTTTTGTCTCagctctcttgaattttcttacAAGTAAATGCAAATATGTATGTTGCGGTATCATCAAActgttacttttttttgttcttaagtCGATCCACAGTTGTTCAGTATGTAGACTAACGTAAAACAACTTTGTAATATTCATTCAGATTTCACTGACATGGGAGACCAGTCCACAAAATGTTCTGATTTTCACCAAACCTAAGTCAACTTCTGTACAAGTTCTTTCTGTGGAAATGGTCAGGTCAGTATCTAAGAAACCATAGGATCAGTTTCAGTAGTTCTCTCTGAATGTCTGTTGAAATGTAAAATTGTTTGCTTAAAAGATAAAGTAAAGACACATTGATTTCAGATGGTTGAGAGAGCAGAAGGGGCTAAATGTTTACGTGGAACCACGAGTGAAGGCAGAACTTTTGTCGGAATCAAGTTCCTTTGACTTTGTACAAACTTGGGAAGATGGtaagatatatgatatatatgctACATCTAAATAAAGCttagagacatatgtatatGAAAGCTTCATTGATCATTTTGTTTATGCAGACAAAGAAATTTCACTTCTACACCCGAAGGTTGACCTTGTTATAACTCTTGGCGGGGATGGTACCGTTCTATGGGTAACGTCAATCTCACTCTGAAGTTTATAACAGTTCACATCTGTATCCTTCTTTACAACAAGTAGCACATACGATCTAACCTGAAACATCTTAATGATTACAGGCAGCATCGATGTTTAAAGGACCAGTGCCTCCAATTGTTCCATTTTCCATGGGATCTTTGGGATTCATGACTCCTTTCCGTATCCTTAATCGCTGCTTTAGCATTTTCTTTATAAGCATCAGTTAAAAATTTTGCAGCATGACACTAGAAACTTTTCTTTTAACTCTTATGATACCAGATAGCGAACAATACCGAGAATGTCTTGAAGCGGTATTGAAGGGTCCACTCAGTATAACACTAAGACACAGGTTGCAGTGTCACATCATCAGAGATAAAGCTAGGCATGACTACGAGACAGAGGAGAACATGCTTGTTCTTAATGAAGTCACCATCGAccgtgggataacttctttcctCACAAACCTTGAATGCTACTGCGACAACTCATTTGTCACATGTGTGCAAGGCGACGGACTCATACTCTCCACAACATCTGGTAGCACCGCATACTCGCTTGCAGCTGGAGGGTCAATGGTCCATCCACAGGTAATATATCTAATGATGGCATCTTTTAGATCATGATGAAGGACAATTATTCTAAACATGATGTTTTTTGCAGGTTCCTGGGATCTTGTTCACACCTATCTGTCCGCATTCTCTGTCGTTCCGCCCACTGATATTACCGGACCACGTGACAGTGAGAGTGCAAGTGCCATTCAACAGCAGAAGCTCTGCTTGGGTATCGTTTGATGGGAAAGGCCGTAAACAGCTTGAAGCAGGGGATGCACTGGTGTGTAGCATGGCACCGTGGCCTGTCTCAACGGCTTGCCAGGTCGAATCCACTAATGACTTCCTACGCAGCATCCACGACGGTCTTCACTGGAACCTACGAAAGACTCAATCTTCTGACGGCCCTCGTGaaacttaaaaacaaatttatccAGGACTCTTCGTTTTAAAAACCATACACACATagtcctgacatctatctatctgGCTGTATCCATTGTTTGTTGTAAAGGACATGTATTCTGTAACTGTTATGAGCAATAATTCTGTTGTGTGATGATCAAAGTTAATGAATCAAAAGATGTTTATGTTCCctctctatctctttctctAAACTGCTTAAACATTGTCTTAATACACGCTTAAATTTAAGATCCTGGCTACATATATTCCTAGTGTGCAGAATCCAGCTTGATTCACAGCGCAGGTGTGTCGTGGTAGAGAAGAACACAGCATTATTGCCTGCAACCACAACATTCAGATAAAAATTATTCCATATCTTAAGCTTGCTGCAACTTTTTTTATGCTGCATACATAAAGATTAGTAGACTTACTTGGTCAATAATATGCATCGTCGTCAACATCATCCTGACCATTTACACTCTCATCGATTTCTTGATCGCCTACTGCTCTGCTTTTCTCTCGTACTGTTCTTCCTGAAGCTTTTGATGACTTTGCCTTCTCCGCCTGCAACTCCATGGCTTTCTCTGATGGTTTCCTTTTTCTCTTTCCTCGTGTTTCACCCATTTCTTCTACAATACAGAGCCAAATGCATTAGTAAATAAAGATCGAAGTCTATGGAATAAAACATCACAGATTCGTACATCTATCCACAATACTAATCTACAAATCAGACATCTATTCAGAAAAGACTTTATGCTTTTTACGAGTAATTTGAATTATATTCTCCCAGTATGTAATGTAGGGGAATTCATAAACCGTCTTTTTCATCTGAAGCTGTTACGATCTTTCTTACCTCCTTGTGGACTTGATACAAGGTCTGTCACATGTCCATTCTGACCAGCCTCTTCGGAAGCAGGAGATGCAGATATACGAGCTTCGATTAACTTTAACTCGTCTTGCTCCTCATTTGCATCTGGGATCGGTTCAGCTGGAAGGTAACGGAGTTCCTCCACTGACATATCTGAATCGCTGAAAGCATCCTTTTCCACTGTCTCTATGTCAACTTCCTCATCTTCATTAACACTTGATACTTTCACCTACACAAATACAACCACATATATTCAGGTAAACAGGTGACAGAGTAATTAACAGAGAATCCTTATGCAATCTATCCATTCAATTTCTCACCTTTCCTGTCTCAGGCATCAAATCAAATTCATCTTCACGTTCCACATACTCTTCATTCTCCTCGAGCTCCTTGAAATCAGGAGCAAACGCACTCCAGTTCTCTGTGTAATCTTTCGCCCAAATGTATACTAGACCGGTCAAGGAAACAGAGACGATTACAGGATGAACAGGATGCCAAGCAAGATCAATCAAGGCCTCTTTTGGACCTTCTAGTATTTTCACCAGATGCCCCGCTCGATCCCATATGTAGATCTTATGCTCTCCTTTGCATGCAGAACCACCAACGACCCACTCGCCATCACCGCTGAAACAAGGTGCTTTCCAATGCATCTTGGTAACTAAATCTTGGAACTCCCTGAAGAGCGTTAAGCATTTGGATCCAACAGTCTTCATTTTCTCAACACCATCTACGTTCTTAGACAAGTCCTCGAGTGAGCAAAGCACATCTTTAGCTGGGAGAAGATTCTCATATATCCTGATGATGCGGTCGTGCGAATTCGTGAGAAGATACTTCCCGTCCCTGCTAAAGACTATGTTCTTCACCGCAGACCCACCAGAGACAGGAACCAAAGCAAGAACTCGAACACTCTTATAATCAACAATAAGTATTTCGCCTTTAGCATTCCCCACATAAACTAAATCCCCACACTTGTTAAAGCAGGCTGCAGCAGGAGAGAAAGGAGGACCTGAATCCGGACATTTAGTGCGCTGCGGAGGAGCTAACACATCAGGCATCTCAGGCACACACACAGGAAGCAAAGTCGTGCAACCAATCTCAAAGTCAACAATCATGGGAGCAGACGAGAGCGGGCACGCGAGACAAAGAGAAGGCGAACTCAAGCCAGGGTTGAGACGAGCGTGCAAGGGAGTCTGCTGAAGAGTTGTTCTAGCAATCTTCTCCCCAGTGGAGACATCCCAGAGAGTTAACGACTTGTCTGCAGCTGAGACAAGCAAGCGGTGTCCATACTTTGACCAGGAGACGCTTGTGATTGCAGCAGCGCAATCGTTATCACGAAGCACTTTTGCAATGCCTCTGGTTTCGAAGTCCCAGATGACACAGCTCCCATCCGCACATCCAGCTATCAACAACAATACAATACAAGATAAcatcaaaaatccaaaattagtCTAAACTAACTAAAGCTGATAGATAACGAGACAAAGGAGACAACTTTACCTGCGAGGAGAGAACCACGGTGATTAAAAGCAACGCACTTGATGACCCCATGCTCCAGATACTCTTCGATCACCTCTGGAAAGTCTCCTTGCAACGGATCTACACAGAGAAAGTGAATAAGTAACTAGAACTGTTTGAGAAAGGACTGTGAATCGAGCTCACCTATGATCGGAGCATTCATACTCTCTCGCTTGTCTTCAACACGGAGAGGAGTGCGAATTGCCCAGCCCCGCGAGTTAGGGTTTCTACAACTGAACtggagaaattagggttttatgagTCTCTTTATTTGATTCCTCGGAGGGAGGGAGACGTGCTTTCAAACCTTCGAAAACTCCAGAAACGAAATCAGAGAAGCAATGCGAAAGCAGGATTGAGGTATTAGAGGGAGAAATCGAAGAAGCTTGGCTTCGAATCGAATCTCTCGAGGATGAACGAAGGAACTTGAGAGCGAGAGCGATTAATGTCGTTTAAACTGTGTATCCGGTTAAATACGGGTCGGGCGCTACCCGGCCGGTCTTATAATTTGGATAGGAGTTTTATCTGACGAAGATGGgctttattattttgtatggACCCACATGTGGTCTTCACAACATCGAAAATATACGAGAGCGCCTCGTGAATTATTCGCAACAAAGATAGAGCATGATACGTGGCAACACACCATTTGcacaaaaaatcatatttggATAAGGCAAATGGATAATATTCACCACAAACTTAACGCTTTTCACAGGCCCAAACTTCTTAAAACACATTCCACCGTCTCACAAGCATATACCCCAGAGCTAATGAGTGGTATTTGGAGAGTAGATTCGAACGTAGGATTCAAGCAATGGCATCGATGACCATGACAGCCACATTCCTCCCGTACATCGCTAAGCTTCCATCAACCACCGGCGGACGAAGGCTCTCCGTGGTCAGAGCCTCGACGAGCGAGAACGCAACCAGCTTACAAGTCAAGGCCAAGGAGGAACATAGCAGCACCACAATGAGGAGGGATCTCATGTTCACAGCTGCAGCTGCGGCGGTCTGTTCCTTGGCTAAGGCAGCCATGGCTGACGAGGAGGAGCCCAAGCGAGGTACCGAGGCGGCGAAGAAGAAGTACGCTCAAGTTTGTGTCACGATGCCTACCGCCAAGATCTGCCGCTACTGATTCAACTATCCACCTTTCatgtctctctttctcaattAAGTTTGGTAtgtaatcatatatatttgatcattatCTTTCTACAAGAAATCGCTTTTCACCATTCAACCAGGTTTACAAAAGCAATGCATAGGTATTACAAACTAGTGTTCCGACAACTAGATTAAAACCAAACCGCTGTAGGTTAAAAGACCAATACTGATTCATACTGGAGTAGaaagaaccaaaccaaaaaagaCTGAAATGTCCACCTGACAAGTAAGTTTATGAAGTGACTAGCCTCTAACTAAGAGGTGAGAGTACCTTCAATCATCTGCAAACGCAGACCAATGCCTCTCTCTTCCCAAATGGCTCTATCAAAAACAATCCCAGTCTCGTCCTTAATAATGCATTCACCAGCTCCCATTATCACTGTATACCCTCTTGATGTCATCTGAGCAACACTCAACACATTTCTGTTCAACCGAGGAACAAAAAGCAGATTCTTGATAATCATCTTCCTCACTCCCTTCATTACAATTCTCACATCTCCTTTCCCTTCTGCCATGATAACCTTTCCATCCGCCAATCCAACCCTACCCTTGTATGTTCTGTACTAATATAATCATTCagcattaaaaatacttctttaataaaaaatagaattccCGAGAGGAGTGATTTGTctgatttaataaaatttataaaaacttttaatATACTAAGCTCTTTCCAAGTAAACATTCATTGGTTCTCCTTGGTACGTACATACTAAGCTCTTTGAACTCGTTCTCTAACCTACGAAGCTTCGCTTCCTCGTTACACGTTTTGAGCAAGTCCCAGAGATCCTTGGTCGAAGCAGACGAGAAAGTGTTCCTAAAAGTGGAATCTGGGAGAGAAGATTACAAAATCTTGAGCGCTTTCATGTCTTTTATGGCGAGGTTTCTCCATCGTGCAAGATCTACGACGTTGGTCAAGTCTCGTACGTATGAATGCGCTTAATGTATAAAACTGTatcttagttttatttattttcttaacttATGAGATCAACTTACATTATAGATCTCTTTATATATAGGAGCTCTTAGCTTGTCCTATTACAATTGAGATTAGAAAACTTACTTTATCCTAATCTATAAGTTATTCTACTTTTCTTAAAGAAAAACTTGCATCCTAAGCTATCTTATTGAAGCTTATCCACAACATTCTCCCTTCTAAGCTTCAAACTATTTTTGCTTAAGTCTTGAACTTGAATCATGTCTCtcatctctttgaacttgattctTGCCAAGGCTTTGGTTAGGATGTCTGCTTTCTGTTCCGTTTCCGGTACATGCTCCACATCAATCTCATCTTGTTCCACTTTCTCTCGAATGAAATGAAAACGCTTAGCAATGTGTTTGCTTCTTCGGTGAAACACAGGATTCCTAGCTAATGCGATAGCTGACTTGTTGTCGACACTAATCAAtgtcttctccatcttctttcCTAAAATCTCGCTCATCAAATCTTGAAGCCAGATAGCTTGCTTTGCGGCTTCAGTCGCGGCCATGAATTCTGCTTTGCAGGAGGACAATGCCACTGTGTCTTGCTTCTGTGAACACCAGGTCACTGGCGTTTCTCCAAGGCAAAACAAGTGTCCCGTCGTGCTTCTCCCATCGTCAGGGTCCGTGTTGTGACTACTGTCACTGAAGCCCACAAGTCTCTTAGTTCCTCCTTTCTTGTATGACAAGCCATATCCGATAGTACCTTTTAGATATCTTAACACACGCTTTAGTGTATTGCCGTGAGAAGTCCTCGGTGAGTGCATGTATCTACTCAAGATCCCAACCGAAAACGCCATGTCTGGCCTTGTGTGCATAAGATACCTGAGAcatccaattcttcttcgaTATAGTGTAGAGTCTATCTCCGGTTCATCTTGTCCTTTAGAGAGTTGAAGACCAAACTCCATTGGTATGCAAGTTGGATTGCAGTCATCTTGCAGCTTCCTTCAAGATCCTTTGCGCATACGCTTCTTGAGTGATTGTGATGCAGTCTGGACTTTGCTTTACTTCAAGTCCGAGGTAGTAGGTTAACAGTCCCAAGTCTGACATCTCAAAGTTCTGCGACATGTTCCTTTTGAAGTCTGTGATCTCTTTTCTAGAGTTGCCGGTGACGAACAGGTCGTCAACATAGATAGCTACGATGAGTAGCTTGCCATCATCATCCTTTCTATATACAGAACTTTCCTTTGAACACTTCTTGAAGCTTAACTGTTTGAGAATCTTGTCGAGCTTTGTGTTCCAAGCCCGTGGAGCTTGTCTTAACCCATATAGAGCCTTAGCGAGTTTGAAAACCTTATGTTCTTCTCCCTTATTTTCAAACCCTTCAGGCTGTGAGATGTAAACTTCTTCATTCAGCTCTCCATGTCGAACCGCTTCTCCCCACATgtagtttggaacctttgttgctTTTAACATGCTTCGAGTCATCTCCATGAGGGTGCGGTTTCTCCTTTCTACTACgccattctgttgaggagtgtacGGTGCCGTTAGATGACGCTTGATTCCACTTCTGTTACAAAACTCCTGAAACTCCCTTGATGTGAACTCCCCTCCTCTGTCTGTACGGAGCGTTCCTACTGTTTTGTTTACTTCTTTTTCA contains these protein-coding regions:
- the LOC106405990 gene encoding protein RBL isoform X1 encodes the protein MNAPIIDPLQGDFPEVIEEYLEHGVIKCVAFNHRGSLLAAGCADGSCVIWDFETRGIAKVLRDNDCAAAITSVSWSKYGHRLLVSAADKSLTLWDVSTGEKIARTTLQQTPLHARLNPGLSSPSLCLACPLSSAPMIVDFEIGCTTLLPVCVPEMPDVLAPPQRTKCPDSGPPFSPAAACFNKCGDLVYVGNAKGEILIVDYKSVRVLALVPVSGGSAVKNIVFSRDGKYLLTNSHDRIIRIYENLLPAKDVLCSLEDLSKNVDGVEKMKTVGSKCLTLFREFQDLVTKMHWKAPCFSGDGEWVVGGSACKGEHKIYIWDRAGHLVKILEGPKEALIDLAWHPVHPVIVSVSLTGLVYIWAKDYTENWSAFAPDFKELEENEEYVEREDEFDLMPETGKVKVSSVNEDEEVDIETVEKDAFSDSDMSVEELRYLPAEPIPDANEEQDELKLIEARISASPASEEAGQNGHVTDLVSSPQGEEMGETRGKRKRKPSEKAMELQAEKAKSSKASGRTVREKSRAVGDQEIDESVNGQDDVDDDAYY
- the LOC106405990 gene encoding protein RBL isoform X2, producing MNAPIIDPLQGDFPEVIEEYLEHGVIKCVAFNHRGSLLAAGCADGSCVIWDFETRGIAKVLRDNDCAAAITSVSWSKYGHRLLVSAADKSLTLWDVSTGEKIARTTLQQTPLHARLNPGLSSPSLCLACPLSSAPMIVDFEIGCTTLLPVCVPEMPDVLAPPQRTKCPDSGPPFSPAAACFNKCGDLVYVGNAKGEILIVDYKSVRVLALVPVSGGSAVKNIVFSRDGKYLLTNSHDRIIRIYENLLPAKDVLCSLEDLSKNVDGVEKMKTVGSKCLTLFREFQDLVTKMHWKAPCFSGDGEWVVGGSACKGEHKIYIWDRAGHLVKILEGPKEALIDLAWHPVHPVIVSVSLTGLVYIWAKDYTENWSAFAPDFKELEENEEYVEREDEFDLMPETGKVKVSSVNEDEEVDIETVEKDAFSDSDMSVEELRYLPAEPIPDANEEQDELKLIEARISASPASEEAGQNGHVTDLVSSPQGEMGETRGKRKRKPSEKAMELQAEKAKSSKASGRTVREKSRAVGDQEIDESVNGQDDVDDDAYY
- the LOC106406634 gene encoding photosystem II 5 kDa protein, chloroplastic-like, translating into MASMTMTATFLPYIAKLPSTTGGRRLSVVRASTSENATSLQVKAKEEHSSTTMRRDLMFTAAAAAVCSLAKAAMADEEEPKRGTEAAKKKYAQVCVTMPTAKICRY
- the LOC106405991 gene encoding NAD(H) kinase 1 translates to MSSNYKLNHTDSLGNGDANSLRSNPENAFSDLNSLAQSEKAVEELLIQQTPMQASDDHLIEFSEALRTVAKALRGSAEGKALAQAEAAEWKRRYELERSKNLDLLRQAPLNEEANSMEMDHIAKSPRLHVPENGKSARYALERICAHEVLQDCEPNSPIGSNNKLKRKASFKLSWGCKGQANDQHKKDIVSFESGNITTADRSSKQISLTWETSPQNVLIFTKPKSTSVQVLSVEMVRWLREQKGLNVYVEPRVKAELLSESSSFDFVQTWEDDKEISLLHPKVDLVITLGGDGTVLWAASMFKGPVPPIVPFSMGSLGFMTPFHSEQYRECLEAVLKGPLSITLRHRLQCHIIRDKARHDYETEENMLVLNEVTIDRGITSFLTNLECYCDNSFVTCVQGDGLILSTTSGSTAYSLAAGGSMVHPQVPGILFTPICPHSLSFRPLILPDHVTVRVQVPFNSRSSAWVSFDGKGRKQLEAGDALVCSMAPWPVSTACQVESTNDFLRSIHDGLHWNLRKTQSSDGPRET